One segment of Setaria viridis chromosome 4, Setaria_viridis_v4.0, whole genome shotgun sequence DNA contains the following:
- the LOC117851835 gene encoding uncharacterized protein isoform X2, with protein MRALLQAPAAGAAAGAVGSVGNTLATPGSGLPPSSSSPLTPPPTDTSPSSSTPPPSPSSSAPSPPSPAEPPPPSPSEPPPSPPDAAPPPPTPVASPPPPEASPPPPPAELPPPPPTPAPVPETSPPPPPTVAPPPPDNAAPPPSTTQAPPPPSAPPPRRSHATPPSSSPSPPPPAAQPTASPAAVTPPPPAHSTVDYSPPPPTRTSSTTATHSPAAVDSSATPPPSSSSGLSSGETAAVAVVVVIVVLGFAGVFVCLSKRRKRKQADGYYAGFAVPSYTPQHLSGEAPFLRPPSAPGSMNFSMGGAGGGAPGMSAPMSQGYGQPPWAAASANYSATTTGSQGPARSVAASSDLSVGNTKAFSFDELYDITGGFARENVLGEGGFGCVFKGTLGDGKVVAVKQLKDGGGQGEREFQAEVEIISRVHHRHLVSLVGYCIAEDHRLLVYDYVSNDTLHHHLHGRGRPVMDWPTRVKIAAGSARGLAYLHEDCHLRIIHRDIKSSNILLDDQFEAQVADFGLARLAENNVTHISTRVMGTFGYLAPEYASTGKLTEKSDVFSFGVVLLELITGRKPVDSSRPLGDESLVEWSRPLLNRAIENQEFDELVDPRLDGNFDDVEMFRVIEAAAACIRHSAARRPKMGQVVRVLDSLTDVDLSNGVQPGKSQMFNVANTADIRQFQRMAFGSQDFSSEYSQSRSSIGSRRDF; from the exons ATGAGAGCTCTGCTCCAGGCTCCGGCCGCTggtgctgccgccggcgccgttggCAGCGTAGGAAACACGCTGGCAACCCCGGGCAGTGGCCTTCCTCCCTCCTCATCGTCGCCGCTAACACCGCCGCCTACTGACACGTCTCCCTCTTCTTCCACCCCTCCTCCGTCGCCATCATCCTCTGCTCCGTCACCACCTTCTCCTGcggaaccgccgccgccttctccttcaGAACCGCCGCCCTCACCGCCGGACGCTGCACCACCTCCGCCTACACCGGTTGCctccccaccgccaccggaggcatcacctccgcctccaccggccGAAttgccgcccccgcccccgacaccggcgccggtgccggagacctcgccgccgcctccgcccaccgTCGCACCGCCCCCGCCGGACAATGCCGCACCCCCGCCTTCCACCacgcaggcgccgccgccaccctccgctcccccgccgcggcggtcACACGCCACGCCGCCCTCTTCAAGCCCatctcctccgccacccgccgcgcAGCCAACCGCGTCTCCCGCGGCCGTcacaccaccgccaccggcgcACTCCACCGTGGATTactcccctcctccgccgacCCGGACGAGCTCAACGACCGCCACGCACTCGCCTGCGGCCGTTGATAGCagtgccacgccgccgccgtccagcagcaGCGGGCTGAGCTCCGGCGAAACGGCCgccgtggcggtggtggtggtgatcgtCGTCCTCGGCTTCGCTGGCGTGTTCGTCTGCCTGTCAAAGCGGCGGAAGCGGAAGCaggccgacggctactacgccGGCTTCGCTGTGCCGTCGTACACGCCGCAGCACCTGTCCGGCGAGGCGCCGTTCCTCCGCccgccgtcggcgccggggTCGATGAACTTCAGCATGGGTGGCGCCGGGGGAGGCGCTCCGGGCATGTCGGCGCCGATGAGCCAGGGGTACGGCCAGCCGCCGTGGGCCGCCGCGTCGGCGAACTACagcgcgacgacgacggggagcCAGGGGCCGGCGCGGAGCGTGGCGGCGTCGAGTGACCTGAGCGTGGGCAACACCAAGGCGTTCTCGTTCGACGAGCTGTACGACATCACCGGCGGGTTCGCGCGCGAGAACGTCCTCGGCGAAGGCGGGTTCGGGTGCGTGTTCAAGGGCACGCTCGGCGACGGCAAGGTGGTGGCTGTGAAGCAGctcaaggacggcggcgggcagggCGAGCGCGAGTTCCAGGCGGAGGTGGAGATCATCAGCCGCgtgcaccaccgccacctcgtcTCCCTCGTCGGATACTGCATCGCCGAGGACCACCGCCTCCTGGTCTACGACTACGTCTCCAACGACACgctgcaccaccacctccacg GGAGGGGGAGGCCGGTGATGGACTGGCCGACGAGGGTCAAGATTGCGGCGGGCTCGGCGCGCGGCTTAGCCTACCTGCATGAGGATT GTCATCTAAGAATCATCCACAGGGACATCAAATCCTCAAACATCCTGCTTGATGACCAATTTGAGGCTCAG GTTGCGGACTTCGGGCTCGCAAGGCTAGCAGAGAACAATGTCACACACATTTCAACACGTGTGATGGGCACATTTGG GTACCTGGCACCAGAGTATGCGTCAACGGGGAAGCTGACCGAGAAATCAGACGTGTTCTCCTTCGGCGTCGTGCTTTTGGAGCTAATCACAGGTCGGAAGCCTGTTGATTCATCACGTCCCCTAGGCGATGAGAGCCTTGTTGAGTGG TCAAGACCACTACTGAACCGCGCAATCGAGAACCAGGAGTTTGATGAGCTAGTCGATCCCCGCCTGGACGGGAATTTTGATGATGTCGAGATGTTCCGTGTGATTGAGGCAGCTGCGGCGTGCATCCGGCACTCAGCTGCCAGGAGGCCCAAGATGGGGCAG GTCGTCAGGGTCCTCGACAGCCTGACAGACGTTGATCTCAGCAACGGTGTGCAGCCAGGGAAGAGCCAGATGTTCAACGTCGCCAACACGGCGGACATCAGGCAGTTCCAGAGGATGGCGTTCGGCAGCCAGGACTTCAGCTCGGAGTACAGCCAGTCCAGGTCGAGCATAGGCAGCAGGAGGGATTTCTAG
- the LOC140222496 gene encoding uncharacterized protein translates to MLTSWASALPPSSAQAKRRAFTTHNRARSVSVRPRMAAVMPATPTTPTTATTMPLPSYQVSGAGGVPRHAASAGSSIGAFFGVLAAVLVLTVLSCVFDRVCAAQAEGPDESYDCSRLARWRRRRAPRRRPAPAAEAKQQPAADGPPPEP, encoded by the coding sequence ATGCTCACCTCATGGGCATCGGCATTGCCTCCATCCTCAGCTCAAGCCAAGCGCCGCGCATTCACCACCCACAACCGTGCGCGCAGTGTCTCGGTGCGACCAAGAATGGCGGCCGTCATGCCAGCGACACCGAccacgccgacgacggcgacgacgatgcCGCTGCCGAGCTACCAGGtgtccggcgcgggcggcgtccCGCGGCACGCTGCCTCCGCGGGATCGTCGATCGGCGCCTTCTTCGGGGTGCTGGCCGCGGTGCTCGTGCTCACCGTGCTCTCCTGCGTCTTCGACCGTGTATGCGCCGCGCAGGCCGAGGGGCCCGACGAGTCCTACGACTGCAGCAGGCTGGCGcgctggcggcgccgccgcgcgccccggcggcggccggcgccggctgcgGAGGCCAAGCAGCAGCCGGCCGCGGATGGGCCGCCGCCTGAGCCGTGA
- the LOC117851835 gene encoding uncharacterized protein isoform X1, translated as MRALLQAPAAGAAAGAVGSVGNTLATPGSGLPPSSSSPLTPPPTDTSPSSSTPPPSPSSSAPSPPSPAEPPPPSPSEPPPSPPDAAPPPPTPVASPPPPEASPPPPPAELPPPPPTPAPVPETSPPPPPTVAPPPPDNAAPPPSTTQAPPPPSAPPPRRSHATPPSSSPSPPPPAAQPTASPAAVTPPPPAHSTVDYSPPPPTRTSSTTATHSPAAVDSSATPPPSSSSGLSSGETAAVAVVVVIVVLGFAGVFVCLSKRRKRKQADGYYAGFAVPSYTPQHLSGEAPFLRPPSAPGSMNFSMGGAGGGAPGMSAPMSQGYGQPPWAAASANYSATTTGSQGPARSVAASSDLSVGNTKAFSFDELYDITGGFARENVLGEGGFGCVFKGTLGDGKVVAVKQLKDGGGQGEREFQAEVEIISRVHHRHLVSLVGYCIAEDHRLLVYDYVSNDTLHHHLHGRGRPVMDWPTRVKIAAGSARGLAYLHEDCHLRIIHRDIKSSNILLDDQFEAQVADFGLARLAENNVTHISTRVMGTFGYLAPEYASTGKLTEKSDVFSFGVVLLELITGRKPVDSSRPLGDESLVEWVSSSIVLLQTATVAPILFTHFVPITDNMCSESQPTLQSRPLLNRAIENQEFDELVDPRLDGNFDDVEMFRVIEAAAACIRHSAARRPKMGQVVRVLDSLTDVDLSNGVQPGKSQMFNVANTADIRQFQRMAFGSQDFSSEYSQSRSSIGSRRDF; from the exons ATGAGAGCTCTGCTCCAGGCTCCGGCCGCTggtgctgccgccggcgccgttggCAGCGTAGGAAACACGCTGGCAACCCCGGGCAGTGGCCTTCCTCCCTCCTCATCGTCGCCGCTAACACCGCCGCCTACTGACACGTCTCCCTCTTCTTCCACCCCTCCTCCGTCGCCATCATCCTCTGCTCCGTCACCACCTTCTCCTGcggaaccgccgccgccttctccttcaGAACCGCCGCCCTCACCGCCGGACGCTGCACCACCTCCGCCTACACCGGTTGCctccccaccgccaccggaggcatcacctccgcctccaccggccGAAttgccgcccccgcccccgacaccggcgccggtgccggagacctcgccgccgcctccgcccaccgTCGCACCGCCCCCGCCGGACAATGCCGCACCCCCGCCTTCCACCacgcaggcgccgccgccaccctccgctcccccgccgcggcggtcACACGCCACGCCGCCCTCTTCAAGCCCatctcctccgccacccgccgcgcAGCCAACCGCGTCTCCCGCGGCCGTcacaccaccgccaccggcgcACTCCACCGTGGATTactcccctcctccgccgacCCGGACGAGCTCAACGACCGCCACGCACTCGCCTGCGGCCGTTGATAGCagtgccacgccgccgccgtccagcagcaGCGGGCTGAGCTCCGGCGAAACGGCCgccgtggcggtggtggtggtgatcgtCGTCCTCGGCTTCGCTGGCGTGTTCGTCTGCCTGTCAAAGCGGCGGAAGCGGAAGCaggccgacggctactacgccGGCTTCGCTGTGCCGTCGTACACGCCGCAGCACCTGTCCGGCGAGGCGCCGTTCCTCCGCccgccgtcggcgccggggTCGATGAACTTCAGCATGGGTGGCGCCGGGGGAGGCGCTCCGGGCATGTCGGCGCCGATGAGCCAGGGGTACGGCCAGCCGCCGTGGGCCGCCGCGTCGGCGAACTACagcgcgacgacgacggggagcCAGGGGCCGGCGCGGAGCGTGGCGGCGTCGAGTGACCTGAGCGTGGGCAACACCAAGGCGTTCTCGTTCGACGAGCTGTACGACATCACCGGCGGGTTCGCGCGCGAGAACGTCCTCGGCGAAGGCGGGTTCGGGTGCGTGTTCAAGGGCACGCTCGGCGACGGCAAGGTGGTGGCTGTGAAGCAGctcaaggacggcggcgggcagggCGAGCGCGAGTTCCAGGCGGAGGTGGAGATCATCAGCCGCgtgcaccaccgccacctcgtcTCCCTCGTCGGATACTGCATCGCCGAGGACCACCGCCTCCTGGTCTACGACTACGTCTCCAACGACACgctgcaccaccacctccacg GGAGGGGGAGGCCGGTGATGGACTGGCCGACGAGGGTCAAGATTGCGGCGGGCTCGGCGCGCGGCTTAGCCTACCTGCATGAGGATT GTCATCTAAGAATCATCCACAGGGACATCAAATCCTCAAACATCCTGCTTGATGACCAATTTGAGGCTCAG GTTGCGGACTTCGGGCTCGCAAGGCTAGCAGAGAACAATGTCACACACATTTCAACACGTGTGATGGGCACATTTGG GTACCTGGCACCAGAGTATGCGTCAACGGGGAAGCTGACCGAGAAATCAGACGTGTTCTCCTTCGGCGTCGTGCTTTTGGAGCTAATCACAGGTCGGAAGCCTGTTGATTCATCACGTCCCCTAGGCGATGAGAGCCTTGTTGAGTGGGTAAGCTCCAGCATAGTGCTGCTACAAACAGCAACCGTTGCACCCATACTATTCACTCACTTTGTACCAATCACTGATAACATGTGTTCTGAATCACAACCCACCTTACAGTCAAGACCACTACTGAACCGCGCAATCGAGAACCAGGAGTTTGATGAGCTAGTCGATCCCCGCCTGGACGGGAATTTTGATGATGTCGAGATGTTCCGTGTGATTGAGGCAGCTGCGGCGTGCATCCGGCACTCAGCTGCCAGGAGGCCCAAGATGGGGCAG GTCGTCAGGGTCCTCGACAGCCTGACAGACGTTGATCTCAGCAACGGTGTGCAGCCAGGGAAGAGCCAGATGTTCAACGTCGCCAACACGGCGGACATCAGGCAGTTCCAGAGGATGGCGTTCGGCAGCCAGGACTTCAGCTCGGAGTACAGCCAGTCCAGGTCGAGCATAGGCAGCAGGAGGGATTTCTAG